The Cynocephalus volans isolate mCynVol1 chromosome 2, mCynVol1.pri, whole genome shotgun sequence genome window below encodes:
- the LOC134371118 gene encoding LOW QUALITY PROTEIN: pulmonary surfactant-associated protein A-like (The sequence of the model RefSeq protein was modified relative to this genomic sequence to represent the inferred CDS: inserted 1 base in 1 codon): MLLCSSALTFILMVVSGIMCDVKEVCIGSPGVPGIPGSHGLPGRDGRDGIKVDPGPPSPMGPLGGMPGLPGSNGLTGVPGVAGERGVKGEPVERGPPGLSAYLDEELESTSHNFRHRIRRSMGVLRLQGPVLVVGEKVLSTNGQLVDFDAIRESCVRAGGHVVVPRSPEEYVAIASIVVRYNTYAYLGLXEGPTPGNFHYLDGGPVNYTNWYPGEPRGCGKEKCVEMYADGQWGGKNCLQHRPAICEF, from the exons ATGCTGCTGTGCTCTTCGGCCCTCACCTTCATCCTGATGGTGGTTTCTGGCATCATGTGTGATGTGAAAGAAGTTTGTATTGGAAGTCCTGGTGTCCCTGGCATTCCTGGATCCCATGGCCTGCCAGGCAGAGATGGGAGAGATGGTATCAAAGTAGACCCTGGACCTCCAA gCCCCATGGGGCCCCTGGGGGGAATGCCAGGTCTCCCTGGAAGCAATGGGCTTACTGGAGTCCCTGGTGTGGCTGGAGAACGTGGAGTCAAGGGAGAGCCTGTGGAGAGGGGCCCGCCAG GGCTTTCTGCTTATCTAGATGAGGAGCTCGAAAGCACATCCCACAACTTCAGACATCGAATCAGGCGGTCCATGGGAG TTCTCAGACTGCAGGGGCCCGTGCTGGTAGTGGGGGAGAAGGTCCTCTCTACCAATGGGCAGTTGGTCGATTTTGATGCCATTAGAGAGTCATGTGTCAGAGCAGGCGGCCACGTGGTTGTCCCGAGGAGTCCGGAGGAGTACGTGGCCATTGCAAGCATCGTGGTGAGGTACAACACTTATGCCTACCTGGGCC ATGAGGGCCCCACCCCTGGGAACTTCCACTACCTGGATGGGGGCCCCGTGAACTACACCAACTGGTAcccaggggagcccaggggctgCGGCAAAGAGAAGTGCGTGGAGATGTACGCAGATGGGCAGTGGGGCGGCAAGAACTGCCTGCAGCACCGACCGGCCATCTGCGAGTTTTGA